The proteins below come from a single Spirochaetota bacterium genomic window:
- a CDS encoding PspC domain-containing protein, translating to MKQLERNLDKKLIAGVCAGIADSTSIDVTVVRIIFVVFALSVGFGFLLYVVLWVIMPIAAAGSVTGASAPKKAKANANEPPPSAAGKGKSILGISLIGAGIVVILSVFLHSFIPLLGIALIALGVILITQIGMKR from the coding sequence ATGAAACAGCTTGAACGCAATCTTGATAAAAAGCTCATCGCGGGCGTCTGCGCCGGCATAGCCGATTCGACCTCCATCGATGTGACGGTGGTGCGCATCATTTTCGTCGTGTTCGCGCTTTCCGTGGGTTTCGGATTTCTGCTCTATGTCGTGCTTTGGGTGATAATGCCCATAGCCGCCGCAGGGTCGGTCACGGGCGCTTCGGCGCCGAAGAAAGCGAAGGCGAACGCGAACGAGCCTCCGCCGAGCGCTGCGGGGAAGGGGAAGAGTATTCTCGGGATATCGCTCATCGGGGCGGGCATTGTCGTCATCCTCTCCGTCTTCCTGCACTCGTTCATACCGCTCCTCGGCATTGCGCTCATTGCGCTCGGCGTCATCCTCATCACGCAGATAGGCATGAAACGGTGA
- a CDS encoding GxxExxY protein encodes MELLFKDESYTIVGICMEVHRILGEGFNEIIYKDALEYEFKQNGVSFERERRYTIQYKDTVLPHDYIADFSVYNTVLLEIKAIECLTKSHAKQCLNYLAAEKLRLALLINFGEDSLKYQRVVL; translated from the coding sequence ATGGAACTGTTATTCAAAGATGAATCCTACACGATAGTCGGTATATGCATGGAAGTACATCGGATTCTCGGCGAAGGATTTAATGAAATTATCTATAAAGACGCGCTTGAGTATGAATTTAAGCAAAACGGGGTTTCATTCGAACGGGAACGCCGCTACACCATCCAATATAAAGACACGGTGTTGCCGCACGATTATATAGCTGATTTTTCAGTGTATAATACCGTCCTTCTTGAAATAAAGGCTATTGAATGCTTGACAAAAAGCCATGCGAAACAGTGTCTGAACTATCTTGCTGCCGAAAAATTGCGGTTGGCTTTGCTTATCAATTTTGGTGAAGATTCGTTGAAATACCAGAGAGTAGTCTTATGA
- a CDS encoding glycosyltransferase family 9 protein: MKQKKGAIDMRSAPHSGMQILVIKQTSLGDVLHASAFIRAVKKHMPDANIDVVVDKRAAPILADNPYIRKLYIVDVYRWEREAFSSIAGLLRVIRDIVRSIRMVRAKRYDAAFDLQGLFRSVIFLYASRARAKFAKGRWLGVPHLFYRDIHAVEGLLQFLSFIDVPDDGVALDIFLPKDIRRRTERALASHRMTLPRSYLVYAPYSRWQTKDMPMEKSDELLDALAKKFHLPILVCATADYADACRTLASRHARVMPLAGVLSLTELNYVLSQAKGMISVDSYPMHAAAAFDIPLVAVFGPTSEKRIGPRSRRSAVIRAEGIDCARCYKRRCPKAHECMMTIDAAHAVNVLAKCVRLPRARPQRK; this comes from the coding sequence ATGAAGCAGAAGAAAGGCGCGATTGACATGCGCTCCGCCCCACATTCCGGCATGCAAATCCTTGTTATAAAACAGACATCGCTCGGCGATGTGCTCCACGCGAGTGCGTTCATCCGGGCGGTGAAGAAACATATGCCCGATGCGAACATCGACGTCGTCGTCGACAAGCGGGCGGCGCCGATACTCGCCGATAATCCGTACATCAGGAAGCTATACATCGTGGATGTATACCGCTGGGAGCGCGAGGCGTTCTCGTCCATCGCCGGTCTTTTGCGTGTCATCCGCGATATCGTTCGATCGATACGGATGGTGCGCGCGAAGCGCTACGATGCCGCGTTCGATCTGCAGGGGCTTTTTCGCAGCGTCATATTCCTCTACGCGTCGCGCGCGCGTGCGAAATTCGCCAAGGGGCGCTGGCTCGGCGTGCCGCATCTCTTCTATCGCGATATACATGCCGTCGAAGGGCTTCTGCAATTCCTCTCGTTCATCGATGTCCCCGATGACGGCGTGGCGCTCGATATATTCCTTCCGAAAGACATCCGCCGTCGCACGGAGAGGGCGCTTGCCTCGCACAGGATGACGCTCCCGAGGTCGTATCTCGTCTATGCGCCGTATTCACGCTGGCAGACGAAGGATATGCCGATGGAAAAAAGCGATGAGCTGCTTGATGCGCTCGCAAAAAAATTCCATCTGCCGATACTGGTGTGCGCGACCGCGGACTATGCCGATGCATGCCGTACGCTCGCATCGAGGCATGCGCGTGTCATGCCGCTCGCCGGCGTGCTTTCGCTCACTGAGCTCAATTATGTGCTGTCACAGGCGAAGGGAATGATAAGCGTTGACAGCTATCCTATGCATGCGGCAGCCGCGTTCGATATCCCCCTTGTTGCTGTTTTCGGGCCGACAAGCGAGAAGCGCATCGGTCCGCGATCGAGGCGTTCCGCCGTCATTCGGGCGGAGGGTATCGACTGTGCGCGCTGCTATAAGCGCCGCTGTCCGAAGGCGCATGAATGCATGATGACCATAGATGCTGCGCATGCGGTGAACGTACTGGCGAAATGCGTTCGGCTGCCCCGCGCGAGACCCCAGCGCAAATGA